The following are encoded in a window of Streptomyces sp. SAT1 genomic DNA:
- a CDS encoding single-stranded DNA-binding protein produces MNETTVCVVGNVATQPVYREPAAGASARFRLAVTARYWDREKNTWTDGHTNFFTVWANRQLATNTMASLNVGDPVLVQGRLKVRTETRDGTSRTWADIDATAIGHDLARGTSAFRRSGRPEQAAPAEPPRPEPSWETPDPAPRAQPRQRSGPEPQEREQGREQDREPAAVA; encoded by the coding sequence ATGAACGAGACGACGGTCTGCGTGGTCGGCAACGTGGCGACCCAGCCGGTGTACCGCGAACCGGCCGCGGGCGCCTCGGCGAGGTTCCGCCTCGCGGTCACCGCGCGCTACTGGGACCGGGAGAAGAACACCTGGACGGACGGCCACACCAACTTCTTCACGGTGTGGGCCAACCGCCAGCTCGCCACCAACACGATGGCCTCGCTGAACGTGGGCGACCCCGTGCTCGTGCAGGGCCGCCTGAAAGTACGGACGGAGACCCGCGACGGCACCAGCAGGACCTGGGCCGACATCGACGCCACGGCCATCGGCCACGACCTGGCGCGGGGTACGTCGGCGTTCCGCCGCTCGGGCCGCCCGGAGCAGGCCGCGCCCGCGGAGCCGCCGCGCCCCGAACCTTCTTGGGAGACCCCGGATCCGGCACCGCGCGCACAGCCACGACAGCGATCGGGTCCGGAGCCGCAGGAGCGTGAACAGGGCCGGGAGCAGGACCGGGAGCCGGCCGCGGTG